DNA from Micromonospora nigra:
GATCGACGCGGTGATGTAGGGCATGATGCCCAGCGCGAAGACCGAGAGCTGCAGCAGCGCCCCGCCGGAGAACAGGTTGAGCAGGTTGAGCACCCCGGTCGAGCCGTTCTCCAGGGTGTCGAGGCACTTCTGCACGTTGCCGTACGACACGCCCGGGCTGGGCAGGGTCGCGCCCAGCCGGTAGACCGCGATGATGCCTACTGTGAACAGCAGCTTCTTGCGCAGGTCAGGCGTACGGAACGCACTGAGAAAGGCGGACAGCAACTTCTTCCTCCTGCGCGAGGCGGGCCGCCGGTGATCCCTGGCGGGTCGGGGTGGTCGGGCGAACGCCCGATATCCATAGCTGGAAAGGGACTCTAACAGCCCGATCCCGGTCCGGGCAGATGCGCCCGGCTACATAAACCGAGTCCGATGTTACCGGTCGCAAGGGCCCGGGGTACACCATGGCGCCCGCCAGTTTGGATCAACCGGACGGGCGCCATGGGTTCTACAGCCTTACAGCTCGGTGGCCGAGCCACCGGCCGCGGTGATCTTCTCCTTCGCCGACGCGCTGAACGCGTGCGCCGACACCTGGAGCGCCACACCGCCGAGGTCCCCGGTGCCGAGCACCTTCACCGGGTGGCCCTTGCGGACCGCACCGGCCTCGACCAGCTCGGCCGGGCCGACCTGACCGCCGTTGGGGAACAGCTCGGCCAGCCGGTCCAGGTTGACCACCTGGAAGACGACCTTGAACTTGTTCTTGAAGCCCTTCATCTTCGGCAGGCGCATGTGGATGGGCATCTGCCCACCCTCGAACGCCGCCGAGATGTTCTTGCGGGCCTTCGAGCCCTTGGTACCGCGACCGGCGGTCTTGCCCTTGGAGCCCTCACCACGACCCACGCGGGTCTTGGCGGTCTTGGCCCCGGGTGCCGGGCGCAGGTGGTGGACCTTGATCGTCATTACTCGACCTCCTCGACCTTCACGAGGTGGTTGACCGTGAAGATCATGCCGCGGATCTCCGGACGGTCCTCCTTGACCACCACGTCGTTGATCCGCTTGAGACCGAGCGAACGCAGCGAGTCACGCTGGTTCCTCTTGGTCCCGATCTCGGACCGGACCTGGGTGACCTTCAGGCGAGCCATCAGGAAGCCACCTCCGCCCGCGACGCCAGCATGGCGGCCGGCGCGACGTCCTCGACCGGCAGACCACGACGCGCGGCGACCTGCTCCGGGGACTCGAGCCCCTTCAGCGCCGCGACGGTGGCGTGCACGATGTTGATCGGGTTCGACGACCCGAGGCTCTTGGAGAGCACGTCGTGGATGCCCGCGCACTCCAGCACGGCACGCACCGGCCCACCGGCGATGACACCCGTACCGGCCGAGGCCGGCTTGAGCAGCACCACACCGGCGGCGTCCTCGCCCTGCA
Protein-coding regions in this window:
- the rplO gene encoding 50S ribosomal protein L15, whose amino-acid sequence is MTIKVHHLRPAPGAKTAKTRVGRGEGSKGKTAGRGTKGSKARKNISAAFEGGQMPIHMRLPKMKGFKNKFKVVFQVVNLDRLAELFPNGGQVGPAELVEAGAVRKGHPVKVLGTGDLGGVALQVSAHAFSASAKEKITAAGGSATEL
- the rpmD gene encoding 50S ribosomal protein L30, with the translated sequence MARLKVTQVRSEIGTKRNQRDSLRSLGLKRINDVVVKEDRPEIRGMIFTVNHLVKVEEVE